The Pseudoliparis swirei isolate HS2019 ecotype Mariana Trench chromosome 1, NWPU_hadal_v1, whole genome shotgun sequence genome has a window encoding:
- the LOC130198298 gene encoding solute carrier family 2, facilitated glucose transporter member 1-like — translation MAMSSKVTDSPVTMAMSSKVTDSPVTMAMSSIEKQVTGYLLFSLCTAVIGSLQFGYNTGVINAPEQKLRSFFNDTWVERHGTPSARVCTIVWSVSVAIFSVGGMVGSFSVGVMANRFGRRRSMFLVNFLAVIGGLLMGFSTLCSSHEMLIAGRLVIGLFCGLFTGLTPCTWAVSPTPLRGAFGTLHQLGVVVGILIAQVFGLESLLGSARLWPLLLALTVAPALLQCVLLPFCPESPRYLLINLQQEEEARKALVRLRGTENVSKDLREMKEESAKMALERKVTILELFRSPAYRQPLLIAVMLQLSQQLSGINAVFYYSTGIFKSAGVKQPIYATIGAGVVNTVFTIVSLFLVEKAGRRTLHLVGLGGMAISALLMTISLLLKDIPVMSYMAIVAVMMFVAMFEMGPGPIPWFIVAELFSQGPRPAAMAVAGCCNWTANFLVGMSFPKLEEWCGPWVFLIFMAFLIFFFIFTFLKVPETRGKTFDEIARSFGGDGAGRPAASSSIEAPPASASTATTLTASEVKEKLPLVAAAAPPPASETTPLEEKVKSTANDSVEL, via the exons ATGGCGATGTCGTCTAAAGTGACCGACAGCCCTGTTACCATGGCGATGTCGTCTAAAGTGACCGACAGCCCTGTTACCATGGCGATGTCGTCTATA GAGAAGCAGGTCACCGGGTACCTCCTGTTCTCGCTCTGCACCGCCGTCATCGGCTCGCTGCAGTTCGGCTACAACACCGGAGTCATCAACGCCCCCGAGCAG AAACTGCGATCTTTCTTCAACGACACCTGGGTGGAGCGCCACGGGACCCCATCAGCCCGGGTGTGCACCATCGTGTGGAGCGTCTCCGTCGCCATCTTCAGCGTGGGCGGCATGGTGGGCAGCTTCAGCGTGGGCGTCATGGCCAACCGCTTCGGCAG gcgcCGCTCCATGTTCCTGGTGAACTTCCTGGCTGTGATCGGGGGCCTCCTCATGGGCTTCTccaccctctgctcctcccaCGAGATGCTGATCGCCGGCCGCCTGGTCATCGGCCTGTTCTGCGGCCTCTTCACGGGCCTGACCCCATGTACGTGGGCGGTGTCGCCCACGCCCCTGCGCGGCGCCTTCGGCACGCTGCACCAGCTGGGCGTGGTGGTGGGCATCCTGATCGCGCAGGTGTTCGGCCTGGAGTCCCTGCTGGGCTCGGCCCGGCTGTGGCCCCTGCTGCTGGCCCTCACCGTGGCCCCCGCCCTGCTGCAGTGCGTCCTGCTGCCCTTCTGCCCCGAGAGCCCCCGCTACCTGCTCATCAacctgcagcaggaggaggaggcgcgcaAAG CGCTGGTGCGTCTGCGCGGCACCGAGAACGTGAGCAAGGACCTGcgggagatgaaggaggagagcgCCAAGATGGCGCTGGAGAGGAAGGTGACCATCCTGGAGCTCTTCCGCTCGCCGGCCTATCGGCAGCCGCTCCTCATCGCCGTGATGCTGCAGCTCTCACAGCAGCTGTCGGGGATCAACGCC GTGTTCTACTACTCGACCGGCATCTTCAAGTCGGCCGGTGTGAAGCAGCCCATCTACGCCACCATCGGCGCCGGCGTCGTCAACACCGTCTTCACCATCGTTTCC CTCTTCCTGGTGGAGAAGGCGGGACGAAGGACCCTGCACCTCGTGGGATTGGGCGGAATGGCCATCAGCGCTCTGCTCATGACCATCTCCCTCCTGCtg AAAGACATCCCCGTGATGAGCTACATGGCCATCGTGGCCGTCATGATGTTCGTGGCCATGTTTGAGATGGGCCCCGGCCCCATCCCGTGGTTCATCGTGGCCGAGCTCTTCTCCCAGGGGCCGCGGCCCGCCGCCATGGCGGTGGCCGGCTGCTGCAACTGGACGGCCAACTTCCTGGTTGGAATGAGCTTCCCCAAACTGGAG GAGTGGTGCGGGCCTTGGgtcttcctcatcttcatggccttcctcatcttcttcttcatcttcaccttcCTCAAAGTGCCCGAGACGAGGGGCAAGACCTTCGACGAGATCGCCCGCAGCTTCGGCGGCGACGGCGCCGGCCGGCCCGCCGCCTCCTCGTCCATCGAGGCCCCTCCGGCCAGCGCCAGCACCGCCACCACGCTCACCGCCTCCGAGGTGAAGGAGAAGCTCCCCCTGGTAGCGGCGgcggctccgcctccagcctctGAGACCACGCCCCTCGAGGAAAAAGTCAAATCCACTGCGAATGACAGTGTAGAGCTGTAG